The region GCGTGCCCGCCGAGCCGCCGCCGAGCGAGGCCTGCTCCGACAGGTCGACGGTGGTCTTCGAGGCCGCGCCGACCGAGAAGGTGAAGGCGCCCGCGACCGGGTGGCTGTCCTGCGAGACCGCCTTCCAGGCGACGGTGTACGTGCCGTTGCCGAGCCCGGTGCGCAGCGCGACCGTCGCGGTGGACCCGGAGTCCTTGCCCGTGGCGTGGCCGGGCGAGCCCGTGGCCACGTTGGTGCCGGCCGGGTCGAGCACCCGCAACGAGTCGGCGGACAGCAGCACACCCTCGGAGAAGGTGAGCACCACCTGCTGCGGCGCGGTCCGCACCACGGACCCGTCCGCCGGGTCGGTACGGATCAGCGCCGCGTGCGCGGACGCGGGCGTGGCCGTGGCCAGCAGCACCGCGAACAGCGCGCAGCAGGCGGCCACGACCGCGGCCAGCCTGCGCAGCGGGCCGCGCGCACCGCCGGCTCCCGGGCGATCCCCGGACGTCGGCGCGGACACGGCCGCGGACCCCGGCACGTACAACCGTCTGTTCATCCTTCGCTCAGCCCCTCGGGTGATACGTCGTCGGCCGCACGGGCACGGTGAGCGTGACCGTGGCGGGCGTGGCGTGGGTGAAGTGGAGCATCAGGGTGATCCGCTCGCCCACCGAGGGCATGTGGGTGAGTGTTTCCAGCATCATGTGGGCGCCGCCGGTGCCGAGGACGAGCCGCCCGCCCGCGGGCACGGTCAGCGACGTCACCTGGCGCATGGTGGTGCCGGTCGTCGTGTGCAGGGTGACGTGCGCGGCCAGCGGCGTGGTCACCGACGTCAATTGTGCGTCCGTACCTCCGCTGTTGGACACCGTCACGTATGCGGCGGCTTCGTCGGTCAGCAAAGGCCTCGGTATGTATCCGCCGCTCACCGTCAGCCTTGCCGGACCTCCGGAGCCGCTGTGTCCGGCGAGACCGGCCGCGGCGCCGCTCGCCGCGGCCACTGCCACGGCTCCGCCCAGTGCGCCGAGGAGCGCGCGCCGCCTTTTCACGGCGCCTCACTCCTGATGATCTTCGGCAGGTCGTGGGCGAACTCCTCGGCCGTGGTCCCGGACATGTACAGCACATGCCCCTTGTCGTCCTTGGGCCAGAACGCCAGCACCTCGGCGCCGTGGGTGACGGTGATGCTGCCGTCCTTCTCCTTGACCGGCGCCTCGATGCCGACACCGACCGACCGGGCCGCGGCCTGGATGGTGGTGAAGTCGCCGGTCAGCCCGATGAAGCTCTTGTCCATCGCGCCGAGCCATTCGGTCAGCCGGGCGGGGGTGTCGCGCTCCGGGTCGGAGGTGACGAAGACGACCCGCAGCTTGTCCTGGTCGGCCTGCGGCAGCTTGGCCTTGGCGAGTGCCAGGTCGCTCATGGTGGTCGGGCAGACGTCGGGGCAGTGGGTGTAGCCGAAGAAGAGCAGGGTGGGCCGGCCCGCGGTCTGCTTGACCAGGTCGAACGGCTTGCCGTGGTTGTCGGTGAGCCGCAGCTGCGGCTTGGCGAAGGGTGTGTCGAGCACCGTGCCCGGCTTGGTGTTGGCCCCGCTCACATCGGCCAGGCTGCCGGCGCCCTGCGCGGAGCCGGAGTCGGAGCCGCCGGACGAGCCCCCGCAGCCGGTCAGCAGGAGGGCGCAGGCGGCGGCGAGTGCGACGGCGCCGGTCTTGATGGTGGTACGCATGAAGGTGGTCCTCAAAGTGCGATGACGAGTGGGCCGGGCGGCCGCGGTGTGCGGACCGCGGCCGCCCGGCGTGGTGACCGGTGCGGTCAGGCCGCGCCGCCGCCCGAGCCGTCCTGCCCGGCCGTACGGCGCCGCCCGGCGAAGACTCCGAAGCCGACGCCTGCCGCGCCGACCACGATCCCGGCGATGCCCAGGGCGCGGGCGGTGCCGTCGCTGTCGCTGCCGCCGGAGGAGGCCTGCTCGGTGGCCTTGCCGTCGGAGGCGGGCGCCGGTGCGGGCGTACCCGTAGCAGTGGCGGCGCCGTCGGCCTCCGGCGCGGTCAGCGTCAGGGTCGGCGCGGGATTCTGCGGCTCGGCCTGCCCTGCCTGCGGGACCTCGATCCAGCGCACGATGTCGCCGTTGTCGTAGGTCTGCAGCGTCTTGAACGACAGCGACGCCGCGTCGGAGGGCAGCGGCCCGAAGGAGACCGGGAACTGCTGGAACTGCCCGGGCGCGATCTTCCCGCCGCTCCAGGTGATCTTCGAGACGGCCTGGTCGACCGTGCCGTCGTCGGTCTTCAGCGGGGTGGCCAGCTTCGACGTCGTCACCTGCGCCGTCCAGCCGGGGACGGGCTGCAGCGAGACCGACGCGATCGGGTGGTCGGTCGGCAGGTTGACCTCGACCTTGACGGTGGACGCGCTGTCCTGCTCATTGGGCACCTTGAAGGCGACCGTGGTGTAACCGCCCTTGGCGGCGGTGGCCGGCTGCACGGTGACATGGGCGAAGGCCGGCACGGCGGCCAGCAGGACGGTGGCGCCGGCGAGAGCGGCGACGGTGGCGGCGCGGCTGCGCAGGTGCGACATACGGAAACTGCTCATGGCTGGGGTTCTCCACGGTGAGTGGTGCGGACGGTGGCATGGTGCGGGCCGCGCCGCCTGCGCACGGGTGCCGACCGGGACACGCGTACGCGGTCATCCCCGCCGTCGCGATGTGCGACGGGATGTCCGTACGGGTACGCGGGTGCGCCTTTGGTGCACTCCTGTGCGGGTCGCGGCCGGGCGGACCCGCGCGCCGTCGCCGGCTCACCCCCGGTGAAAGGGGGAGCGGACACCGCGTCAGGCCGCCAGTGCCACCGGTGGCGGGCCGCGCCTGGCCACGGAGTGCCGCAGCAGGACCGTGCGGCAGCCGGCGGCCGGGGCGTCACCCGTACGCCGTATGCCGTGCGGCCGGGAGCAGGAGATTCCGGCGGCGAGCGCGGACAGCAGCACATGGGCGCGGCGCAGGACCGCGGGGCTGAGCGCGGCCAGCCCGGCGGCGCCGCGTACCGACAGCCGGACCAGCCGCCACAGCGCGGCCTCGCCGCGCCGCAGCAGCCAGCCCGCCACCAGGGCGGCGAACAGGTGGCCGAGCAGCATCGGCAGCGAGCACAGCGGCAGGGTCGCCATGACCGGGTGCGTACCGCCGCTGCCACCGGCCTGCGACACCATGCCGGGCATGTCCGGCATGGAATGCGGGCCGTTCGGGTCGATGCCGGCGTTGATGACGATCTGCCGGGCGCTCCGCGGGGTGAGCTGCTGCCCGTGGCTGTCGCACACCAGCCGGGCGGCGATCGACAACAGACCGCCGTTTTTGTCACTCGAAGGAGTGAGTGACTGCGTGGCGCACATCTGGCCCGCGCCGAAGACCGTGTGCAGGGCGAGTTGCCCCGCCGCGAGGGCCGCCGCGATGCTCGGCAGCGTCCGCTCCCGGCCCGCCAGCGGCGCCACGACGGCGAAGACCG is a window of Streptomyces sp. NBC_01477 DNA encoding:
- a CDS encoding copper chaperone PCu(A)C, which codes for MLTDEAAAYVTVSNSGGTDAQLTSVTTPLAAHVTLHTTTGTTMRQVTSLTVPAGGRLVLGTGGAHMMLETLTHMPSVGERITLMLHFTHATPATVTLTVPVRPTTYHPRG
- a CDS encoding SCO family protein → MRTTIKTGAVALAAACALLLTGCGGSSGGSDSGSAQGAGSLADVSGANTKPGTVLDTPFAKPQLRLTDNHGKPFDLVKQTAGRPTLLFFGYTHCPDVCPTTMSDLALAKAKLPQADQDKLRVVFVTSDPERDTPARLTEWLGAMDKSFIGLTGDFTTIQAAARSVGVGIEAPVKEKDGSITVTHGAEVLAFWPKDDKGHVLYMSGTTAEEFAHDLPKIIRSEAP
- a CDS encoding YcnI family copper-binding membrane protein, giving the protein MSSFRMSHLRSRAATVAALAGATVLLAAVPAFAHVTVQPATAAKGGYTTVAFKVPNEQDSASTVKVEVNLPTDHPIASVSLQPVPGWTAQVTTSKLATPLKTDDGTVDQAVSKITWSGGKIAPGQFQQFPVSFGPLPSDAASLSFKTLQTYDNGDIVRWIEVPQAGQAEPQNPAPTLTLTAPEADGAATATGTPAPAPASDGKATEQASSGGSDSDGTARALGIAGIVVGAAGVGFGVFAGRRRTAGQDGSGGGAA